The Aminivibrio sp. genome includes a region encoding these proteins:
- a CDS encoding response regulator produces MYSLPVLIAEPDPMLRTLYRNVVLEGQGYSFAGFAEKGEEIAPLLSKTTVNLVLLDIALPGFNGLEGFRRMRAEFPRVDFIILSSEKSPDTVRGAICSGAFDYLIKPFEWERLTRALAAYSEYYHGLVGRDMPWRQEDLDRLLGFRKRLSGAPEGAPKGFQETLLIRLGKLLQESRKPLSAADAGRMLGISRSSARRYLELLVRREEVAVDFELTTVGRPQKLYFATGPVVKRKQNHAKLSNN; encoded by the coding sequence GTGTATTCGCTCCCAGTGCTGATTGCGGAACCTGATCCCATGCTTCGCACCCTGTACCGGAATGTGGTTCTTGAAGGACAGGGATATTCCTTTGCCGGTTTCGCAGAAAAGGGGGAGGAGATCGCTCCGCTTCTTTCCAAAACGACGGTAAATCTCGTGCTTCTCGATATCGCCCTTCCCGGGTTCAACGGGCTGGAGGGGTTCCGGCGCATGCGGGCGGAATTCCCGAGGGTGGATTTCATCATCCTTTCGTCGGAAAAATCACCCGATACCGTCCGGGGTGCCATCTGTTCGGGAGCCTTCGACTACCTGATCAAGCCTTTCGAATGGGAGCGCCTCACCAGGGCCCTGGCGGCCTACAGCGAGTATTACCACGGCCTGGTGGGAAGGGATATGCCATGGCGGCAGGAGGACCTCGACCGCCTTCTCGGTTTCAGGAAGCGGCTTTCCGGAGCTCCGGAGGGCGCTCCCAAGGGATTCCAGGAGACCCTGCTCATCCGGCTGGGGAAACTGCTCCAGGAATCGAGAAAACCTCTTTCGGCGGCGGATGCAGGCCGGATGCTCGGCATTTCCCGCTCCAGCGCCCGCAGGTACCTGGAACTTCTCGTCCGGCGGGAGGAGGTAGCAGTGGATTTCGAACTGACCACGGTGGGGCGACCCCAGAAGTTGTATTTTGCCACGGGGCCCGTTGTCAAAAGGAAGCAAAACCACGCAAAATTATCGAATAATTGA
- a CDS encoding TRAP transporter large permease subunit: MARELYPLLMFAALFVLLAGGVPIAFSLAAVSIGFSYVLWGPGALNIVVSAAWGSMNNFVIIAVPLFIYMAYILQKTNVVEDLYSAFFKWSGGLRGGLAVATVIVGAVLGAVSGVVAAGVIGLGLIGLPQMLKHGYNKRMALGCVMGAGTLGQLIPPSTNMVLYGCVTGVSIGGLFAGGLSAGIFLAILYIGYVLIRGLIDPDFCPSLPPDERATWKEKLVSMKSVFFPGMLIFVVLGSILMGMATPTEAAAFGAAGALLIGMLKRRLTWEIVYTSCFETLGVSAMVGWTMIGAGAFGSVFSGLGGNTLITNIAMNMPGGPNMVFLVSAVFIFILGMFLEPGAIIFLAVPIIAPILSRLGFDPLWVGLAFNVLLQSAYLSPPFGFSLFYLKGCTPPDVDIVEIYKASVPFLLLQIVCITTIFMFPEIVMWLPRYIMGL; encoded by the coding sequence ATGGCCCGTGAACTGTACCCTCTTCTGATGTTCGCCGCCCTTTTCGTGCTCCTTGCGGGAGGGGTACCCATAGCGTTCTCCCTCGCCGCCGTCTCCATAGGATTCTCCTACGTCCTCTGGGGCCCCGGAGCGCTCAACATCGTCGTCTCAGCGGCGTGGGGCTCCATGAACAATTTCGTGATCATCGCCGTTCCCCTCTTCATCTACATGGCCTATATCCTCCAGAAGACCAACGTGGTGGAGGACCTCTATTCCGCCTTCTTCAAATGGTCCGGCGGACTCCGGGGCGGCCTCGCCGTGGCCACCGTGATCGTAGGCGCGGTCCTCGGGGCTGTTTCAGGCGTGGTGGCGGCAGGGGTCATCGGCCTCGGTCTGATCGGCCTGCCCCAGATGCTGAAACACGGATACAACAAGCGCATGGCCCTGGGATGCGTCATGGGCGCAGGAACCCTGGGACAGCTCATTCCGCCGAGCACGAACATGGTGCTCTACGGCTGCGTCACCGGCGTCTCCATCGGCGGCCTTTTCGCGGGCGGACTTTCCGCCGGCATCTTCCTCGCCATTCTGTACATCGGGTATGTCCTTATCCGGGGCCTTATCGACCCGGATTTCTGCCCTTCCCTGCCCCCCGACGAGCGGGCTACGTGGAAGGAAAAGCTGGTCTCCATGAAGAGCGTTTTCTTCCCCGGTATGCTGATTTTCGTGGTCCTCGGGTCCATCCTTATGGGCATGGCCACCCCCACGGAGGCGGCAGCCTTCGGAGCGGCGGGAGCGCTGCTGATCGGCATGCTGAAGAGGCGCCTTACCTGGGAGATTGTGTATACCTCCTGTTTTGAGACTCTCGGCGTGTCCGCCATGGTCGGGTGGACCATGATCGGTGCGGGAGCTTTCGGTTCCGTTTTCTCGGGGCTCGGCGGAAATACCCTCATCACCAACATTGCCATGAACATGCCCGGCGGCCCGAACATGGTCTTCCTCGTGTCCGCGGTGTTCATCTTCATCCTCGGAATGTTCCTCGAACCGGGGGCCATCATCTTCCTCGCCGTTCCCATCATCGCCCCCATCCTGTCCAGGCTGGGCTTCGATCCCCTGTGGGTGGGGCTGGCGTTCAACGTGCTGCTCCAGAGCGCCTACCTGTCGCCCCCCTTCGGCTTCAGCCTGTTCTACCTGAAGGGATGCACTCCTCCCGACGTGGATATCGTCGAAATCTACAAGGCGAGCGTTCCCTTCCTTCTGCTGCAGATCGTCTGCATCACCACCATTTTCATGTTCCCCGAGATCGTGATGTGGCTTCCGAGATACATCATGGGCCTGTAG
- a CDS encoding TRAP transporter substrate-binding protein has translation MKKTLALVLTVVFLLAGAHGALAQDVKWRLVTHAMPGTEQQRIAEVFCETVKTLSGGKFVIEPYAAGVLFPVFESFDGVANGVVDAAMVYSAYWTGKDPLFTLTTQPGSPLGTFAEGAYLVEKLEPWFEKLYAKHRIKYLGHAMTSPINEQLMSVTPINTIDDVKGKKIRSSGFGALFYRALGGTTVSLSAPEIYTAFQTKNIDAAEWTFWDENMRMGFHEVATYVVDPAFQNGTCEYFPLVVNPDRWNALSQEYKDIVIAARDRIRYLSAMVYVHEIKAREKWKEMPNIKVVRWSPEDEAKARSVGHKLVVDECGKTPEGKEFLEIYRTVLWDLGYKDEAKELGYSK, from the coding sequence ATGAAAAAGACCCTTGCACTTGTACTGACTGTAGTGTTTCTTCTCGCGGGAGCCCACGGGGCCCTTGCCCAGGACGTGAAATGGCGCCTGGTGACCCACGCCATGCCCGGAACGGAACAGCAGCGGATCGCCGAAGTATTCTGCGAGACGGTGAAGACCCTGTCCGGCGGCAAGTTCGTCATCGAGCCCTACGCCGCCGGAGTCCTTTTCCCCGTGTTCGAGTCCTTCGACGGCGTGGCCAACGGAGTGGTGGATGCCGCCATGGTCTACAGCGCCTACTGGACTGGCAAGGATCCCCTGTTCACACTCACCACCCAGCCCGGTTCCCCTCTCGGCACCTTCGCGGAGGGCGCCTATCTGGTGGAGAAGCTCGAGCCCTGGTTCGAGAAGCTCTATGCCAAGCACCGCATCAAGTATCTCGGCCACGCCATGACCAGCCCCATCAACGAGCAGCTCATGTCCGTCACCCCCATCAACACCATCGATGACGTGAAGGGCAAGAAGATCCGTTCCTCCGGCTTCGGCGCCCTTTTCTACAGGGCTCTCGGCGGCACCACGGTCTCCCTCTCCGCCCCCGAGATCTACACCGCCTTCCAGACGAAGAACATCGACGCCGCCGAGTGGACCTTCTGGGATGAGAACATGCGCATGGGCTTCCACGAAGTGGCGACCTACGTGGTGGACCCCGCCTTCCAGAACGGCACCTGCGAGTACTTCCCCCTGGTGGTGAACCCCGACAGGTGGAACGCCCTTTCCCAGGAGTACAAGGACATCGTCATCGCCGCCCGGGACCGCATCCGCTACCTTTCCGCCATGGTCTACGTCCATGAGATCAAGGCCCGGGAAAAGTGGAAGGAAATGCCAAACATCAAAGTGGTGAGATGGAGCCCCGAGGACGAGGCCAAGGCCCGGAGCGTGGGACACAAGCTCGTGGTCGATGAGTGCGGCAAGACCCCCGAGGGCAAGGAATTCCTCGAGATCTACCGCACGGTTCTCTGGGATCTCGGCTACAAGGACGAAGCGAAGGAACTCGGCTACTCCAAGTAA
- a CDS encoding TRAP transporter small permease subunit — protein MQRFGKLVSLLILPLIVGIVYSSLKSYIYNETPIWTFEVSLFLYGSFFMLGSAYCHLEKKHVAVDVLSHYLPPKWKRILGIFAEAVVLFVALVLIWVSVPGAWRSTLMRERSTHQTPFNPEVWWYRWIIPISCALISWQAFKDMLALILARPEKTGGKAS, from the coding sequence ATGCAGCGATTTGGAAAGCTCGTGTCACTTCTGATTCTGCCGCTCATCGTCGGCATCGTCTACAGCTCCCTGAAGTCGTATATTTACAACGAAACCCCCATCTGGACTTTTGAAGTGTCCCTTTTCCTTTACGGCTCCTTTTTCATGCTCGGCTCCGCCTACTGCCACCTCGAAAAGAAGCATGTGGCGGTGGACGTGCTCAGTCATTACCTCCCCCCGAAGTGGAAGCGGATTCTCGGCATTTTCGCCGAGGCGGTGGTGCTCTTCGTCGCCCTGGTGCTCATCTGGGTGAGCGTTCCCGGAGCCTGGCGCTCCACCCTCATGCGGGAACGGTCAACCCACCAGACGCCCTTCAATCCTGAGGTATGGTGGTACCGCTGGATCATTCCCATTTCCTGCGCCCTCATTTCCTGGCAGGCATTCAAGGACATGCTTGCCCTCATTCTTGCCCGCCCGGAAAAGACCGGCGGCAAAGCAAGCTGA
- the thiS gene encoding sulfur carrier protein ThiS: protein MIRVNGEQFPWREGMTIRDLLDERNFTFPMIAVWVNGTPHKREEFASVRIPDGAEVQAIHMISGG from the coding sequence ATGATCAGGGTCAACGGCGAGCAGTTCCCCTGGAGGGAAGGCATGACCATCCGGGACCTGCTGGATGAGCGGAACTTTACTTTCCCCATGATTGCCGTGTGGGTGAACGGGACTCCCCACAAGAGGGAGGAGTTTGCCTCCGTCCGTATACCCGACGGCGCGGAAGTACAGGCAATCCACATGATCAGCGGGGGCTGA